A region from the Geobacter benzoatilyticus genome encodes:
- a CDS encoding uracil-DNA glycosylase family protein, whose protein sequence is MTGLATIADTLAADLEGLSFSSPVAHVYNPLVYAREPHSAYLSRFGSPPKEALFVGMNPGPWGMAQTGVPFGEIGVVTEWLGITGTVGRPAEEHPKKRVDGFACRRSEVSGRRLWGLIRERFGTPERFFGRFFVANYCPLLFLTADGGNITPDKLRRGEQEPLFAACDLALRRTVELLQPRVVIGVGGFAEGRCREALAGLNVEVGRIIHPSPASPAANRDWAGTALRQLAELGIDF, encoded by the coding sequence ATGACGGGACTTGCGACCATTGCCGACACCTTGGCCGCCGATCTTGAGGGGCTTTCCTTTTCATCGCCGGTGGCCCACGTCTACAACCCCCTTGTCTACGCCCGAGAGCCCCACTCCGCCTATCTATCCCGCTTCGGATCGCCCCCCAAGGAGGCCCTCTTCGTCGGCATGAACCCCGGCCCATGGGGGATGGCCCAGACCGGCGTCCCCTTCGGGGAGATCGGGGTGGTGACCGAGTGGCTCGGGATCACCGGGACGGTCGGGCGGCCAGCGGAGGAGCACCCGAAGAAGCGGGTCGACGGCTTCGCCTGCCGACGGAGCGAGGTGAGCGGCCGGCGGCTCTGGGGGCTCATCCGGGAGCGGTTCGGGACGCCGGAGCGTTTCTTCGGCCGCTTCTTCGTGGCCAACTACTGCCCGCTCCTCTTCCTCACCGCCGACGGTGGCAACATCACCCCGGACAAGCTGCGCCGGGGGGAGCAGGAGCCACTCTTCGCCGCCTGCGACCTGGCCCTGCGCCGGACCGTGGAACTGCTGCAACCGCGGGTGGTCATCGGCGTCGGCGGGTTTGCCGAGGGGCGCTGCCGCGAGGCCCTGGCCGGTCTCAACGTGGAGGTGGGGCGGATCATCCACCCGAGCCCCGCCAGTCCCGCCGCCAACCGGGACTGGGCCGGTACCGCCCTGCGGCAGCTTGCGGAGCTTGGTATCGATTTCTGA
- a CDS encoding M48 family metallopeptidase: MTAPGIYYDGKTSARRTVRLTLEGNRLVVAGEGVDVSAELARLVISAPLSTARRSVRFPSGALCEVSDARFMDELLRRQGKGKTSAVIHRWERSLPLALVALVLTVAVVWGFVAFGIPAMAERVARAVPPATEVSLGRESLAMLDKLVFTASRLPDSRRRELTTHFSRMTRELPFAAGYRLEFRKSDTLGANALALPSGIIVVTDRLVEMAASDDELIGVLAHEMGHVRHRHALRHVLQNSATGLVVAAITGDITSITSLAATLPTALIDASYSRSFETEADDAAVEYLKRRGIPLKSYADMLGRLEAEHRKKSGETGTEKKKSLGDYFSTHPVTEERIRRVMEANR; the protein is encoded by the coding sequence ATGACGGCGCCCGGCATCTACTACGACGGCAAGACCTCGGCCCGGCGGACCGTGCGCCTCACCCTGGAGGGGAACCGCCTCGTCGTGGCGGGGGAGGGGGTGGATGTTTCCGCCGAGCTTGCCCGCCTCGTCATCTCTGCGCCGCTGTCCACGGCGCGGCGGTCGGTCCGCTTCCCCTCCGGCGCCCTCTGCGAAGTGAGCGACGCCCGCTTCATGGACGAGCTTCTGCGGCGCCAGGGGAAAGGGAAAACTTCGGCCGTGATCCACCGTTGGGAGCGGAGCCTCCCCCTGGCCCTGGTGGCTCTCGTGTTGACTGTGGCGGTGGTATGGGGCTTTGTGGCCTTCGGCATCCCCGCCATGGCCGAGCGGGTCGCCCGGGCCGTTCCCCCGGCCACCGAGGTCTCCCTGGGGCGGGAGAGCCTTGCGATGCTCGACAAGCTCGTCTTCACAGCGTCCCGGCTCCCCGATTCCCGGCGCCGGGAGCTCACAACCCATTTCTCCCGCATGACCCGGGAGCTCCCCTTTGCCGCCGGCTACCGGCTGGAATTTCGCAAGAGCGACACCCTGGGGGCCAATGCCCTGGCGCTCCCGTCGGGAATCATCGTCGTCACCGACCGCCTTGTGGAGATGGCCGCAAGCGACGACGAACTGATCGGCGTCCTGGCCCACGAGATGGGGCACGTGCGGCACCGCCACGCCCTGCGCCACGTTCTCCAGAATTCGGCCACGGGCCTTGTGGTCGCCGCCATCACCGGCGACATCACCTCCATCACTTCCCTGGCAGCCACGCTCCCAACGGCCCTCATCGACGCCTCCTATTCCCGCAGCTTCGAAACGGAGGCCGACGACGCGGCGGTGGAATACCTGAAACGCCGGGGAATTCCCCTGAAGAGCTACGCCGACATGCTGGGCCGACTCGAAGCGGAGCACCGGAAGAAGAGCGGCGAAACCGGAACGGAAAAGAAGAAATCCCTTGGCGACTACTTCTCCACCCATCCGGTCACCGAGGAGCGGATCCGGCGGGTCATGGAGGCGAATCGATGA